A window of the Bacillota bacterium genome harbors these coding sequences:
- a CDS encoding COX15/CtaA family protein has product MTKQATMRTRGTGDRTGGGRADRIPSGLRALAVASTLAMLVVVIAGAVVTNTGSGHGCGNSWPLCHGTLFPQWTLPAMIEFGHRVVTGLAGLLLVPLAVWSWRRGDAEARRLLLFGLAFVVVESFLGAAAVLWGEPTAMLALHFGISLLAFTGIWLLTASLLQGEEARRRRSRPVPARFRRLGWASAAAVYGTIYLGAYVQHTGSGGACGGWPLCQGALVPPLVGHPAVEFAHRLAALVTTLLLLAFLLEGRRLRPSRPELAHASEAAFLLMVLQVLSGGLVVLSGLVLSVKLLHITLVTLLFSAISYALLMSGPRPATQPLERAEPAPRQAAPA; this is encoded by the coding sequence ATGACCAAGCAAGCGACGATGCGCACCCGCGGCACCGGGGACCGAACCGGGGGCGGGCGGGCGGACCGGATCCCCTCCGGGCTCCGGGCGCTGGCGGTGGCCAGCACCCTGGCCATGCTGGTGGTGGTCATCGCCGGCGCCGTGGTGACCAACACCGGGTCCGGCCACGGTTGCGGGAACAGCTGGCCGCTCTGCCACGGCACGCTCTTCCCGCAGTGGACGCTGCCGGCGATGATCGAGTTCGGCCACCGCGTGGTGACGGGACTGGCCGGCCTGCTGCTGGTGCCGCTGGCCGTCTGGAGCTGGCGCCGGGGTGACGCCGAGGCGCGGCGTCTGCTTCTCTTCGGCCTGGCTTTCGTGGTGGTGGAATCCTTTCTGGGCGCCGCGGCGGTGCTCTGGGGCGAGCCGACGGCCATGCTCGCCCTCCACTTCGGCATCTCTCTCCTGGCCTTCACGGGAATCTGGCTGCTGACGGCCTCGCTCCTCCAGGGAGAGGAGGCGCGGCGGCGGCGCAGCCGGCCGGTGCCCGCCCGCTTCCGCCGCCTCGGCTGGGCCTCCGCGGCGGCGGTCTACGGCACCATCTACCTGGGCGCCTACGTCCAGCACACCGGCTCCGGCGGCGCCTGCGGCGGATGGCCCCTCTGCCAGGGGGCCCTCGTGCCCCCGCTGGTGGGCCATCCGGCCGTCGAGTTCGCCCATCGCCTGGCGGCGCTCGTGACCACGCTCCTGCTCCTCGCCTTCCTGCTGGAAGGGAGGAGACTCCGCCCCTCGCGTCCGGAGCTCGCCCATGCTTCGGAAGCGGCCTTCCTGCTCATGGTGCTCCAGGTGCTGAGCGGAGGCCTGGTCGTCCTGAGCGGGCTCGTCCTGAGCGTCAAGCTCCTGCACATTACGCTGGTCACGCTCCTCTTCTCGGCGATCAGCTACGCGCTCCTCATGAGCGGGCCCCGGCCCGCGACGCAGCCACTGGAGCGCGCGGAGCCCGCCCCGCGGCAGGCGGCGCCCGCCTGA
- a CDS encoding pitrilysin family protein, whose translation MTGEAGEFVARRLSSGIPFYFLPTGKFRSLRLSLFFLRDLRPESVTETALLPEVLIRGSRRHPDLRAVHRRLDELYGADLAVNVQKHGEAESVGWHLDLPEERYLQGGEGLTGQALDFLAEMVLEPYMEEGRLSARYVDQEKVNLARRQQALINEKGRYSLLRCIEAMFAGEPYALSKWGRPEDLPGIDAERLSASFRELLASAPRVLIGVGQGPVDRIEAELERRLERLRPEALKPLEGTRAAEPRGGQPRVVTEEQPVAQGKLVLGFRTGVQIGDPDYDPLVVANGVLGGFSHSKLFRNVREKASLAYYAYSFLDASKGVAFIQAGIEPPDYHRALQIVLEQVEAVKRGEVSDEELETTKLRLFNQLRESTDSPDALIHQALEETLWGIRRSLPERLEAIARVGREDLVRAFQRVELDTIYYLTATGQKEALGLA comes from the coding sequence TTGACGGGTGAGGCGGGCGAGTTCGTCGCGCGGCGGCTGAGCAGCGGGATCCCGTTCTACTTCCTCCCGACGGGGAAGTTCCGGAGCCTGCGGCTCAGCCTCTTTTTCCTTCGCGACCTGCGGCCGGAGAGCGTGACGGAGACGGCGCTCCTGCCGGAGGTGCTGATCCGGGGGTCGCGGCGGCACCCCGACCTGCGGGCCGTCCACCGGCGGCTGGACGAGCTGTACGGAGCCGACCTGGCGGTCAACGTGCAGAAGCACGGCGAGGCGGAGAGCGTCGGCTGGCACCTCGACCTGCCGGAGGAGCGGTACCTGCAGGGGGGCGAGGGGCTGACCGGGCAGGCGCTGGACTTTCTGGCCGAGATGGTGCTGGAGCCCTACATGGAAGAAGGCAGGCTCTCGGCGCGCTACGTCGACCAGGAGAAGGTCAACCTGGCGCGGCGCCAGCAGGCGCTGATCAACGAGAAGGGGCGGTACAGCCTCCTGCGCTGCATCGAGGCGATGTTCGCGGGGGAGCCCTACGCGCTCTCCAAATGGGGGCGGCCGGAGGATCTCCCCGGCATCGACGCGGAGCGCCTGAGCGCGAGCTTCCGGGAGCTCCTCGCCTCCGCGCCGCGGGTCTTGATCGGTGTCGGCCAGGGGCCCGTGGACCGGATCGAGGCGGAGCTGGAGCGCCGCCTGGAGCGGCTTCGCCCGGAGGCGCTGAAGCCCCTGGAGGGGACCCGGGCGGCGGAGCCGCGCGGCGGCCAGCCGCGGGTGGTGACGGAGGAGCAGCCGGTGGCGCAGGGGAAGCTGGTGCTGGGCTTCCGCACCGGCGTCCAGATCGGCGACCCGGACTATGATCCTCTGGTGGTGGCCAACGGCGTCCTGGGCGGCTTCAGCCACTCCAAGCTCTTCCGGAACGTGCGCGAGAAGGCGAGCCTCGCCTACTACGCCTACTCCTTCCTCGATGCGAGCAAGGGCGTCGCCTTCATCCAGGCCGGCATCGAGCCGCCGGACTACCACCGGGCGCTCCAGATCGTCCTGGAGCAGGTGGAGGCGGTCAAGCGGGGCGAGGTGAGCGACGAAGAGCTGGAGACGACCAAGCTCCGCCTCTTCAACCAGCTGCGGGAGAGCACCGACAGCCCGGACGCGCTCATCCACCAGGCGCTGGAGGAGACGCTCTGGGGCATCCGGCGGAGCCTGCCCGAACGGCTGGAGGCGATCGCCCGCGTGGGGCGGGAGGATCTGGTCCGCGCCTTCCAGCGG